A single genomic interval of Flavobacteriales bacterium harbors:
- a CDS encoding hydrogen peroxide-inducible genes activator translates to MTLQQLQYIVAVADSGQFSKAARQCHVTQPTLTMMVRKLEDELGVTLFQRKVQPARPTVEGVLLIDQARVVLREAGQFRDLVKELRTGTSGTYRIGILPTLAPYLLPLFLERFADAHPEAGLSIDERRTSRILKGLRSGQLDIGILAGPVDDDDLEAITLFHEPFLVYLPDGHALLKRKRIAAKDLRKAPLWVLSEGHCLRDQVLSVCQQPSAAGHRNIHYSTGSIETLKRMVVSGNGLTLVPELSVRGDERNVRRFEAPEPVREVVLVVRRPFVRRKALDALAEAITASVPKRFRSVEKEVVPVVG, encoded by the coding sequence ATGACCCTCCAGCAGCTCCAGTACATCGTGGCCGTGGCCGACAGCGGCCAGTTCAGCAAGGCCGCGCGCCAGTGCCACGTCACCCAGCCCACGCTCACCATGATGGTGCGCAAGCTGGAGGATGAGCTCGGCGTCACCCTCTTCCAGCGGAAGGTCCAGCCGGCCCGACCCACGGTCGAGGGCGTGCTGCTGATCGATCAGGCGCGCGTTGTGCTGCGCGAGGCGGGCCAGTTCCGCGACCTGGTGAAGGAGCTCCGCACCGGCACCTCGGGCACCTACCGCATCGGCATCCTCCCCACGCTCGCGCCCTACCTGCTGCCGCTCTTCCTGGAACGCTTCGCCGACGCGCATCCCGAGGCGGGGCTCTCCATCGATGAGCGCAGGACCAGCCGCATCCTCAAGGGCCTGCGCAGCGGCCAGCTCGACATCGGCATCCTGGCGGGACCAGTTGATGACGACGACCTCGAAGCGATCACGCTCTTCCACGAGCCCTTTCTCGTTTACCTGCCCGATGGCCATGCCCTGCTGAAGCGAAAGCGGATCGCCGCCAAGGACCTGCGCAAGGCCCCGCTGTGGGTGCTGAGCGAGGGCCATTGCCTGCGCGACCAGGTGCTCAGCGTGTGCCAGCAGCCCAGCGCGGCCGGCCACCGCAACATCCACTACAGCACCGGCAGCATCGAAACGCTCAAGCGGATGGTGGTCAGCGGCAACGGGCTCACGCTCGTCCCCGAGCTGAGCGTGCGCGGGGACGAACGCAACGTGCGCCGCTTCGAGGCGCCCGAGCCCGTGCGTGAGGTGGTGCTCGTGGTGCGCAGACCCTTCGTGCGGCGCAAGGCCCTCGACGCCCTGGCGGAAGCGATCACCGCATCGGTGCCGAAACGGTTCAGGAGCGTGGAGAAGGAGGTGGTGCCGGTGGTCGGGTGA
- the katG gene encoding catalase/peroxidase HPI, producing the protein MSHEHHHHGAPLEGVTPQSTGKCPVMHGAQALPVAGRGRRNKDWWPEQLDLSILHQHQKVSNPLDPDFNYREAFSKLDLKAVKADLTKLMTDSQEWWPADWGHYGGLMIRMTWHAAGTYRTADGRGGAGNGNQRFAPLNSWPDNGNLDKARRLLWPIKQKYGNSLSWADLLVLAGNVAMESMGFKTFGFGGGREDIFAPEEDIYWGSEGEWLATSDKPNSRYSGERNLENPLAAVQMGLIYVNPQGPDGNPDPVASGKDVRETFKRMAMNDEETVALTAGGHTFGKMHGAGPESHVGPAPEGAAIEEQGFGWKNSMGSGKGKDTITSGLEGAWKPNPTKWDNGYFDMLFGYEWELVKSPAGGWQWLAKDVKPEHMIPDAHDPNVKHRPAMTTADLSLRFDPIYEPIARRFHKDPQAFADAFARAWFKLTHRDMGPKSLYLGPEVPKEDLIWQDPVPAGTKLADADVAALKSSILASGLSVSELVATAWASASTFRGSDKRGGANGARVRLAPQKFWEVNDPAQLGKVLSALEKIQADFKASGKQVSIADLIVLGGCAAVEKAAKDAGFNVTVPFTSGRGDASQEQTDVESFAVMEPQADGFRNYQKKLYSIPAEEMLVDRAQLLTLSAPEMTVLVGGLRVLGANSGGSKHGVFTSKPGQLTNDFFVNLLDMGTTWTALSNGHTGTYEGRDRRSGALKWTGTRVDLVFGSNSQLRAIAEVYAQNDSKEKFVKDFVKAWAKVMDLDRFDLKK; encoded by the coding sequence ATGTCACACGAACATCATCACCATGGCGCCCCGCTGGAGGGCGTCACCCCACAGTCCACCGGCAAGTGCCCCGTGATGCACGGCGCCCAAGCCCTTCCGGTGGCCGGACGCGGCCGCCGCAACAAGGACTGGTGGCCCGAGCAGCTCGACCTGAGCATCCTGCACCAGCACCAGAAGGTGAGCAACCCGCTGGATCCGGATTTCAACTACCGCGAGGCCTTCTCAAAGCTGGATCTGAAGGCGGTGAAGGCCGACCTCACCAAATTGATGACCGACTCGCAGGAGTGGTGGCCGGCCGACTGGGGTCACTACGGCGGCCTCATGATCCGCATGACCTGGCACGCCGCGGGCACCTACCGCACCGCCGATGGTCGCGGTGGCGCCGGCAATGGCAACCAGCGCTTCGCCCCGCTGAACAGCTGGCCCGACAACGGCAACCTGGACAAGGCGCGCCGCCTGCTGTGGCCCATCAAGCAGAAGTACGGCAACAGCCTCAGTTGGGCCGACCTGCTCGTCCTGGCCGGCAACGTGGCCATGGAGAGCATGGGCTTCAAGACCTTCGGCTTCGGCGGTGGTCGCGAGGACATCTTCGCGCCGGAGGAGGACATCTACTGGGGCAGCGAGGGCGAGTGGCTCGCCACCAGCGACAAGCCCAACAGCCGCTACAGCGGGGAGCGCAACCTGGAGAACCCGCTGGCTGCCGTGCAGATGGGCCTCATTTACGTGAACCCGCAGGGTCCCGATGGCAACCCTGACCCTGTGGCCAGCGGCAAGGACGTGCGCGAGACCTTCAAGCGCATGGCCATGAACGACGAGGAGACCGTGGCGCTCACCGCCGGCGGCCACACCTTCGGCAAGATGCACGGCGCCGGACCGGAGTCGCATGTGGGTCCCGCACCCGAAGGCGCGGCCATCGAGGAGCAGGGCTTCGGCTGGAAGAACTCCATGGGCAGTGGCAAGGGCAAGGACACCATCACCAGCGGCTTGGAGGGCGCGTGGAAGCCGAACCCCACCAAGTGGGACAACGGCTACTTCGACATGCTCTTCGGCTATGAGTGGGAACTGGTGAAGAGCCCCGCCGGTGGCTGGCAGTGGCTGGCCAAGGACGTGAAGCCCGAGCACATGATCCCGGATGCGCACGACCCCAACGTGAAGCACCGCCCTGCGATGACCACGGCGGACCTTTCGCTCCGCTTCGACCCGATCTATGAACCCATCGCGCGCCGCTTCCACAAGGACCCGCAGGCCTTCGCCGACGCCTTCGCCCGCGCCTGGTTCAAGCTCACGCACCGCGACATGGGTCCCAAGAGCCTCTACCTCGGTCCCGAAGTGCCGAAGGAGGACCTCATCTGGCAGGACCCGGTTCCCGCCGGCACCAAGCTGGCCGATGCGGACGTGGCGGCCCTGAAGAGCAGCATCCTCGCCAGCGGCCTCAGCGTGAGCGAGCTGGTGGCCACGGCCTGGGCCAGCGCCAGCACCTTCCGTGGCAGCGACAAGCGCGGCGGTGCCAACGGTGCCCGCGTACGCCTCGCTCCGCAGAAGTTCTGGGAGGTGAACGACCCCGCGCAGCTCGGCAAAGTGCTCAGCGCGCTGGAGAAGATCCAAGCCGACTTCAAGGCCAGCGGAAAGCAGGTGTCCATCGCCGACCTGATCGTGCTGGGTGGCTGTGCTGCGGTGGAGAAGGCCGCCAAGGATGCAGGCTTCAACGTGACGGTGCCCTTCACCAGCGGCCGCGGTGACGCCAGCCAGGAGCAGACCGACGTGGAGAGCTTCGCCGTGATGGAGCCCCAGGCCGACGGCTTCCGCAACTACCAGAAGAAGCTCTACAGCATCCCTGCCGAGGAGATGCTCGTGGACCGCGCCCAACTGCTCACCCTGAGCGCGCCGGAGATGACGGTGCTCGTGGGCGGCCTTCGCGTGTTGGGCGCCAACAGCGGCGGCAGCAAGCACGGCGTGTTCACCAGCAAGCCCGGCCAGCTCACCAACGACTTCTTCGTGAACCTGCTCGACATGGGCACGACCTGGACCGCCCTCAGCAACGGCCACACCGGCACCTACGAAGGCCGCGACCGCAGGAGCGGTGCGCTGAAGTGGACCGGCACCCGCGTGGACCTGGTCTTCGGCAGCAACTCGCAGCTGCGCGCCATCGCCGAGGTGTACGCCCAGAACGACAGCAAGGAGAAGTTCGTGAAGGACTTCGTGAAGGCCTGGGCGAAGGTCATGGACCTGGACCGCTTCGACCTGAAGAAGTAG
- a CDS encoding T9SS type A sorting domain-containing protein, producing the protein MCSVRSTAAGGMLCLLAAFASLRTAGQPVFTSYAHYGYSGGQVNAVIEATNGDLVIAGNGTEPNNSDQFAVRFSSTGSLVWGLTYTGGTGWSGYITDAVADPDGGVILLGHVRETATQRMHLSLFKLDAAGVVLWSHRYRAYDPDETVTGRSVRRDADGALHLLGSTGDPATRDLFIMKVDSAGGLLWTRAFGYSGPDEARDLVLIPGGGYAIAAATKYELSRVALLDTMCAVIQDRVWVLPDTTLTIHSLQRGADGRFSWTGSYMDSTFYRGAFHMVLDSLGGAVAAQAYRDAAGSELWMYDHVQLPDGDRFLVGEQVSASGDDEATPLIRLDATGGVVSSAYSGGHQELSRCIITTSDGGIACGETRRTDDNVHQAFQVKKVDANGVPACDLLPLTLIRTDHLPDTLSFPLEALGPKPMLRLDRPLTTWPLNNFVDGCSTIGIQDPQRGSGIRVFPNPACDRVMLNGITSAGTVRMYDMQGRMVLEQSLDASAAVDVRSLAEGCYALRIATAAGERASVVVIARP; encoded by the coding sequence ATGTGTTCCGTCCGGTCCACCGCTGCAGGCGGCATGCTGTGCCTCCTGGCGGCGTTCGCGAGCCTCCGGACCGCAGGTCAGCCGGTGTTCACCTCGTACGCACACTACGGCTATTCCGGTGGGCAGGTCAACGCGGTGATCGAAGCCACCAACGGGGACCTGGTCATCGCCGGGAACGGCACAGAGCCGAACAACTCCGATCAGTTCGCGGTCCGCTTCTCATCCACCGGTTCCCTGGTCTGGGGCCTGACGTACACCGGTGGTACTGGCTGGTCCGGGTACATCACCGATGCCGTGGCCGATCCGGATGGTGGCGTGATCCTGCTCGGTCATGTGCGCGAAACGGCGACGCAGCGGATGCACCTGTCGCTCTTCAAGCTCGATGCGGCCGGGGTCGTGCTGTGGAGCCATCGCTATCGCGCCTACGACCCCGATGAGACGGTGACCGGCCGCAGCGTGCGCCGGGACGCGGATGGCGCGCTCCACCTGCTGGGCTCCACTGGTGATCCGGCCACACGGGACCTGTTCATCATGAAGGTGGACAGCGCTGGCGGCCTGCTGTGGACGCGGGCCTTTGGCTACTCCGGTCCGGATGAGGCCAGGGACCTTGTGCTGATCCCCGGTGGTGGATACGCCATCGCTGCGGCCACCAAGTACGAGCTTTCGCGCGTCGCGCTCCTCGACACGATGTGTGCTGTGATCCAGGACCGGGTGTGGGTGCTCCCCGATACGACCCTCACGATCCACAGCCTGCAGCGGGGTGCGGATGGCCGCTTCTCCTGGACCGGTTCGTACATGGACTCCACCTTCTACCGCGGCGCGTTCCACATGGTGCTGGACAGCCTGGGCGGTGCCGTGGCCGCGCAGGCCTACCGCGACGCTGCTGGAAGCGAGCTGTGGATGTACGATCATGTGCAGCTGCCCGATGGGGACCGCTTCCTTGTCGGTGAGCAGGTGAGCGCGTCGGGCGATGATGAAGCGACCCCGCTGATCCGGCTCGACGCGACGGGAGGAGTGGTGTCCAGCGCGTACAGCGGCGGTCACCAGGAGCTGAGCCGCTGCATCATCACTACCTCCGACGGTGGGATCGCCTGCGGGGAGACGCGCAGAACGGACGACAATGTGCACCAGGCGTTCCAGGTGAAGAAGGTGGATGCGAACGGCGTACCCGCCTGCGATCTGCTTCCGCTCACACTGATCCGAACGGACCACCTGCCTGATACGCTGTCGTTCCCACTGGAAGCCCTCGGGCCGAAACCGATGCTGCGGCTCGATCGCCCGCTCACCACCTGGCCCTTGAACAACTTCGTCGATGGCTGTTCCACGATCGGCATCCAGGATCCGCAACGGGGTTCCGGGATCAGGGTGTTCCCGAACCCCGCGTGCGATCGGGTGATGCTCAACGGCATCACAAGCGCGGGCACCGTTCGGATGTATGACATGCAGGGCCGAATGGTCCTGGAGCAAAGCCTTGATGCTTCCGCCGCAGTGGACGTTCGGTCGCTTGCAGAAGGATGCTATGCGCTGCGGATCGCGACGGCCGCCGGCGAGCGCGCCAGCGTGGTGGTCATCGCCCGTCCCTGA
- a CDS encoding DUF11 domain-containing protein codes for MNTPSAAAFPVTIDVDTSAIKTWTLSLNGTTNDMLDLAAFAEIGPLRPGFATTLVGSAINLSASNSAGFTVTCALPGLLTVSSVQPTPTSYIGNTLTWSVSDGLEPLTYWSFQIEASLPPDPQLIGTQLGAVVTVTHDSAEVDVSNNSSTVTRTITGAYDPNDKLVRTSSGLSDTEYYPAEDSYLDYTIRFQNTGNDTAFTVVLTDTLPELFSVASFTVLGASHPYTYQLSAQGVLRVTFSNILLPDSGTNMAASQGLFAFRIAPDHVPVVGTTITNVADIFFDFNPPIRTPDATVVVTAPTAVPEPARTGDVVIHPNPARDRIEVLLPADLEVSGLSIAGLDGRILQHQGLAITRGRLTVPLQGLAHGLYVLNLYSTEGRVHSARFVVE; via the coding sequence GTGAACACCCCGTCCGCGGCGGCATTTCCGGTGACGATCGATGTGGATACCTCCGCGATCAAGACCTGGACCCTTTCGCTGAACGGCACCACCAACGACATGCTCGACCTGGCGGCCTTCGCCGAGATCGGCCCGCTGCGCCCGGGTTTCGCCACCACGCTCGTGGGATCGGCGATCAACCTCTCGGCATCCAATAGCGCAGGGTTCACGGTCACCTGCGCTCTGCCCGGCCTGCTGACCGTGTCCAGCGTCCAACCGACCCCCACTAGCTACATCGGCAACACGTTGACCTGGAGCGTGTCCGACGGCCTGGAACCCTTGACCTATTGGTCCTTCCAGATCGAAGCCTCCCTGCCGCCCGACCCACAGCTCATCGGCACACAGCTCGGTGCGGTGGTCACCGTGACCCACGACAGCGCCGAGGTGGACGTGAGCAACAACAGCAGCACCGTCACGCGCACCATCACCGGCGCCTACGACCCCAACGACAAGCTCGTGCGCACCAGCAGCGGCCTGAGCGACACGGAGTACTACCCCGCCGAGGACAGCTACCTGGACTACACCATCCGCTTCCAGAACACCGGCAACGACACCGCCTTCACCGTGGTGCTCACCGACACGCTGCCCGAGCTGTTCTCCGTGGCCAGCTTCACGGTGCTCGGCGCCTCCCATCCCTACACCTACCAACTGAGCGCACAAGGCGTGCTCCGCGTCACCTTCAGCAACATCCTGCTGCCCGACAGCGGCACCAACATGGCCGCCAGCCAGGGCCTCTTCGCCTTCCGCATCGCGCCCGACCACGTTCCGGTGGTCGGCACCACCATCACCAACGTGGCCGACATCTTCTTCGACTTCAATCCGCCCATCCGCACCCCGGACGCCACCGTGGTGGTCACCGCGCCCACTGCGGTGCCTGAACCTGCGCGCACGGGCGATGTCGTCATCCATCCCAACCCGGCGCGCGACCGCATCGAGGTGCTCCTGCCCGCCGACCTGGAGGTCTCCGGCTTGTCCATTGCCGGGCTGGACGGTCGCATCCTGCAGCATCAGGGCCTGGCCATCACGCGCGGCCGACTGACGGTGCCGTTGCAGGGCCTGGCACATGGCCTGTATGTCCTGAACCTCTACAGCACCGAAGGAAGGGTGCACAGCGCGCGCTTCGTGGTGGAGTGA
- a CDS encoding SUMF1/EgtB/PvdO family nonheme iron enzyme: MRPLILTAALFGASALVAQSFTAVPAGRVRVGDLLVNKDSCTIDVAAFAISAPVSVEEYRAFVTHFAKGAGARQGAAGAAAVNLTWVEAAAYCQWLSQRDAAQGFSYRLPALGEWLLARQQGLIPADGPGCWLITAKDDSGLTCQRFGYAYPCTEGDPFARRRKMVAFGDPTAHPAYGVHEDRWDFIAYPDIGFRVVREAVRR; encoded by the coding sequence ATGCGTCCCCTGATCCTGACCGCAGCCCTGTTCGGTGCTTCCGCGCTGGTGGCACAGTCCTTCACCGCGGTCCCTGCAGGCCGGGTGCGCGTGGGCGATCTGCTGGTGAACAAGGACAGCTGCACCATCGACGTCGCGGCGTTCGCCATCAGTGCCCCGGTGTCGGTGGAGGAGTATCGCGCCTTCGTGACCCATTTCGCCAAGGGTGCCGGTGCGCGGCAGGGTGCGGCGGGAGCTGCTGCGGTGAACCTCACCTGGGTGGAGGCGGCTGCTTATTGCCAATGGCTCAGCCAGCGTGATGCCGCCCAGGGCTTCAGCTATCGGCTGCCCGCGTTGGGCGAGTGGCTCCTGGCCCGGCAGCAGGGCCTCATCCCAGCGGACGGTCCGGGATGCTGGTTGATCACCGCCAAGGACGACAGCGGCCTCACCTGCCAGCGCTTCGGTTACGCCTATCCCTGCACCGAGGGCGATCCCTTCGCCCGGCGGCGCAAGATGGTGGCCTTCGGTGACCCGACCGCACATCCGGCATACGGGGTGCACGAGGACCGCTGGGACTTCATCGCGTATCCGGATATCGGGTTCAGGGTGGTGCGTGAGGCGGTGCGGAGATGA
- a CDS encoding DUF2490 domain-containing protein codes for MLRALLLLMVAWPVLHVVAQERVEPRRSGQLWLEGGVVGGAPGFLEGWLGKDQAKRFRFAGELGYRTGDELARGRQFILEGQVRYKLHRLVDVAVEQRFAARVRDRDRHRFGLFAQVGDRVGRFDLGYRLSYQHSFGSEGLRRHMVRNRFDVGYDIRGFRFDPELMVEFFSELGREGRRHDATRFRLGTTWRPAKAHTIGVAVVHDREHGRRRPDQRWILSLSYTLDLRKL; via the coding sequence ATGCTTCGCGCGCTCCTCCTCCTGATGGTCGCCTGGCCCGTCCTTCATGTCGTCGCTCAGGAGCGTGTGGAGCCTCGCCGTTCCGGGCAGCTCTGGCTGGAGGGCGGTGTGGTGGGCGGTGCGCCGGGCTTTCTGGAGGGCTGGTTGGGAAAGGACCAGGCCAAGCGGTTCCGGTTCGCCGGGGAGCTGGGCTACCGCACCGGTGACGAGCTGGCGCGCGGCCGACAGTTCATCCTGGAGGGGCAGGTCCGCTACAAGCTGCATCGCCTGGTGGATGTGGCCGTGGAACAGCGTTTCGCCGCGAGGGTGCGCGACCGCGACCGCCACCGCTTCGGGCTCTTCGCGCAGGTGGGCGACCGCGTGGGCCGGTTCGACCTGGGATACCGGCTGAGCTACCAGCACAGCTTCGGATCGGAGGGGCTGCGTCGGCACATGGTCCGCAACCGGTTCGACGTGGGCTATGACATCCGCGGGTTCCGCTTCGACCCGGAGCTGATGGTGGAGTTCTTCAGCGAGCTGGGTCGCGAGGGGCGGCGCCACGACGCCACGCGCTTCCGGCTGGGCACCACCTGGCGGCCGGCCAAGGCGCACACCATCGGCGTCGCGGTGGTGCACGATCGGGAGCATGGGCGCCGCCGGCCCGACCAGCGCTGGATCCTGAGCCTGTCCTACACCCTCGATCTCCGCAAGCTGTAG
- a CDS encoding TIGR00730 family Rossman fold protein, with product MVHVAVFCGASSGHDPHYAEVAAQVGTGLARRGLGVVYGGGHVGLMGAVADAAMAAGGRVVGVIPGFMTERELAHERVSELITVKDMHERKLVMHERSQAVMALPGGFGTLDELFELLTWRQLGLHAKPMGLLNVNGFYTPLLEQMARMERDGFLHGSTRVLAHDAVEPLIDLLLANIIRP from the coding sequence ATGGTGCATGTCGCCGTGTTCTGCGGGGCCTCCAGTGGACATGATCCGCACTATGCCGAAGTGGCCGCCCAGGTGGGCACGGGCCTTGCCCGCCGCGGCCTGGGCGTGGTGTACGGCGGAGGCCATGTGGGCCTGATGGGCGCCGTGGCCGATGCGGCGATGGCCGCCGGTGGCCGCGTGGTGGGCGTCATCCCGGGCTTCATGACCGAGCGCGAGCTGGCGCACGAGCGGGTCAGCGAGCTCATCACCGTGAAGGACATGCACGAGCGCAAGCTGGTGATGCACGAACGCAGCCAGGCGGTGATGGCGCTGCCGGGCGGCTTCGGCACGCTGGACGAACTGTTCGAGCTGCTCACCTGGCGCCAGCTGGGCCTGCACGCCAAGCCCATGGGCCTGCTGAACGTGAACGGCTTCTACACGCCGCTGCTGGAGCAGATGGCACGCATGGAGCGCGACGGTTTCCTGCATGGCAGCACCCGCGTGCTGGCGCATGACGCGGTGGAGCCGCTGATCGACCTGCTGCTGGCGAACATCATCCGCCCATGA
- a CDS encoding DNA alkylation repair protein, translated as MRSEGRRVALHPWLRPLAALFEAHRCSANAAAMEAYMKHIAPFFGIKAPDRRALVKAHLADHGTPSSEDLQAIARSAFAQPEREWHHTALDLLMKQAKRLTPDDLPFLEELITTKSWWDTVDALAVHVVGTILKRHPKAIARWNERWIAGPDLWLNRTAILFQNRWKEDTDRALLFGNIARHADHRDFFIRKAIGWALRELATTDPAAVKAFVARQPLSALSRREALRKLG; from the coding sequence ATGAGAAGCGAGGGCCGACGCGTGGCGCTGCATCCATGGTTGAGGCCGCTCGCTGCCTTGTTCGAGGCGCACCGCTGTTCCGCGAACGCCGCGGCCATGGAGGCCTACATGAAGCACATCGCGCCCTTCTTCGGCATCAAGGCCCCGGACCGGCGGGCCCTGGTGAAGGCGCACCTGGCGGATCATGGAACGCCCTCATCGGAGGACCTGCAGGCGATCGCCCGCTCCGCCTTCGCGCAGCCCGAGCGCGAATGGCACCACACGGCCCTGGACCTGCTGATGAAGCAGGCGAAGCGGCTCACCCCGGACGACCTGCCGTTCCTGGAGGAGCTCATCACCACGAAGAGCTGGTGGGACACGGTGGACGCGCTGGCGGTGCATGTCGTCGGCACGATCCTGAAGCGGCATCCGAAGGCGATCGCGCGATGGAACGAACGCTGGATCGCCGGCCCGGACCTGTGGTTGAACCGCACGGCCATCCTGTTCCAGAACCGGTGGAAGGAGGACACGGACCGCGCCCTGCTGTTCGGCAACATCGCGCGTCACGCGGATCATCGCGACTTCTTCATCCGCAAGGCCATCGGGTGGGCGCTGCGCGAACTGGCGACCACCGATCCGGCGGCGGTGAAGGCCTTCGTGGCCCGGCAGCCCCTATCGGCGCTCAGCCGTCGGGAGGCCTTGCGCAAGCTCGGGTGA
- a CDS encoding DEAD/DEAH box helicase: MSSFDALGLRPELLSALRTLDFHTPTPVQERAIPLLLNSDHDVVVLAQTGTGKTAAFGLPLLQHIDPAHRRVQALVLAPTRELCVQITGDLERFASELNGVRPVAVYGGANIREQMRAIQRGTHVVVATPGRLLDLLGREAVDLSHVSTVVLDEADEMLNMGFQEDLTDILSNTPSDKRTWLFSATMGSEVRHIAKRYMRNSEEVQVGERNVTASAIQHQYCVVHARDRYGALKRFVDADPDLFAIVFCRTKHETQDLATQLVKEGYVADAIHGDLSQAQRDHVMGRYRARTLQLLIATDVAARGIDVNDVTHVIHYDLPGEAESYTHRSGRTARAGRTGISLSILGVRDVPKVRQLERMLNTHFTYVRVPGGADIGRAQLRSFLRRLKEADVEHEALADLMAVAQEELKDLDRDALLQRFMSVTFARILDQFREAYDLNIDMSRKDHSARPERQSSRERFATGRQLFINLGSADGFDKGRMLGYICGVSGIGGEHIGRMLIKDVYSFIDIEPAWFDQVFNAFKGADHRGRKVRVDEAQGAQGGGDKPRRNEGPRQGYGPKKPHRGSKPYAAKGGSRKW; encoded by the coding sequence ATGTCCTCCTTCGATGCGCTGGGTCTCCGGCCCGAGCTTCTGTCCGCGTTGCGCACGCTGGACTTCCACACCCCCACCCCCGTCCAGGAACGCGCCATCCCCCTGCTGCTGAACAGCGACCACGATGTGGTGGTGCTGGCCCAGACCGGTACGGGCAAGACCGCCGCCTTCGGCCTGCCCCTGCTGCAGCACATCGATCCCGCGCACCGGCGCGTGCAGGCCCTCGTGCTGGCGCCCACGCGCGAGCTGTGCGTGCAGATCACCGGTGACCTGGAGCGCTTCGCCTCGGAGCTCAACGGCGTGCGTCCCGTGGCCGTCTACGGCGGGGCCAACATCCGCGAGCAGATGCGGGCCATCCAGCGTGGCACCCATGTGGTGGTGGCCACCCCGGGCCGCCTGCTCGACCTCCTCGGCCGCGAGGCCGTCGACCTCTCCCACGTGTCCACCGTGGTGCTCGACGAGGCCGATGAGATGCTCAACATGGGCTTTCAGGAGGACCTCACCGACATCCTCAGCAACACGCCCTCCGACAAGCGCACCTGGCTCTTCAGCGCCACCATGGGCAGCGAGGTGCGCCACATCGCCAAGCGCTACATGCGCAACAGTGAGGAGGTCCAGGTGGGCGAACGCAACGTGACGGCCTCGGCCATCCAGCACCAGTACTGCGTGGTGCACGCCCGCGACCGCTACGGCGCGCTGAAACGCTTCGTGGACGCCGACCCCGACCTGTTCGCCATCGTGTTCTGCCGCACCAAGCACGAGACCCAGGACCTCGCCACCCAGCTGGTGAAGGAAGGCTATGTGGCCGATGCCATCCACGGCGACCTCAGCCAGGCGCAGCGCGACCACGTGATGGGCCGCTACCGGGCACGCACCCTGCAGCTGCTCATCGCCACCGACGTCGCCGCGCGCGGCATCGACGTGAACGATGTGACGCACGTGATCCACTACGACCTGCCGGGCGAGGCCGAGAGCTACACCCACCGCAGCGGCCGCACCGCCCGCGCCGGACGCACCGGCATCTCGCTGAGCATCCTCGGCGTGCGCGACGTGCCCAAGGTGCGGCAGCTGGAGCGGATGCTGAACACGCACTTCACCTACGTGCGCGTGCCCGGCGGCGCCGACATCGGACGGGCCCAGCTGCGCTCCTTCCTGCGCCGGCTCAAGGAGGCCGATGTGGAGCATGAGGCCCTGGCCGACCTGATGGCCGTGGCCCAGGAGGAGTTGAAGGACCTCGACCGCGACGCGCTGCTGCAGCGCTTCATGAGCGTCACCTTCGCCCGCATCCTGGACCAGTTCCGCGAGGCCTACGACCTCAACATCGACATGAGCCGCAAGGACCATAGCGCCCGCCCCGAGCGACAGAGCTCGCGCGAGCGCTTCGCCACCGGTCGCCAGCTCTTCATCAACCTGGGCAGCGCGGACGGCTTCGACAAGGGCCGCATGCTCGGCTACATCTGCGGGGTGAGCGGCATCGGCGGCGAGCACATCGGCCGCATGCTGATCAAGGACGTGTACTCCTTCATCGACATCGAGCCCGCATGGTTCGACCAGGTGTTCAACGCGTTCAAGGGCGCCGACCACCGCGGCCGCAAGGTGCGGGTGGACGAGGCGCAGGGCGCACAGGGCGGCGGCGACAAGCCCCGCCGCAACGAGGGCCCACGCCAGGGGTACGGTCCCAAGAAGCCCCACCGCGGCTCCAAGCCCTACGCGGCGAAGGGCGGCTCGCGGAAGTGGTGA